The stretch of DNA ACAAATTTCAGTTTGCTGTTTCTTCTAGCagatttcaagtaaaaataaggTTGAAGGAGGAACTTGTTTTGAATGGATGCAGGTCAGTTTGAATTGCTATACTTAACTAAATGCCTACGTGTACTATAGGTTCACAACTTAGTTTGCTTTTATAATCTTTATGGATTTTGGCCGTGTTCAAGATTTTCAGAGTTGAGCATATGGTACAGTATTCCATCGAAAGGATAAGGCTACTGAATGTGCTATCTGCAGAAGAGCTCATTTAATAGGAACTGACCTCGAAGTTCTATCATGAAGCAAATGTTGCATAACCTCTCAGAATAAAAAGCCAATCAGGGCAGAACTGTGCTTGGAAAATAGGCATTAGAATACTTTAAGGAAGATACATATAAATGGATTGTTAATATGAGGAAGGTTTCCTAGTTGTAAATCTAAAAAAATCTAGGAGAATCCTCATTTTTCAAAACTGCATATTGAAAACATGAAAACTACTTACTCAAGTAATTTTGTTCAGAAAAATATGCATGTTCTGACTGTGGAATTAGTCTACTGGTCAATTAAAGGCAATTTTAATTACCTTTTAAGAAATTCTTCATACAAAGGAGAGATACTGTATGTGTTTCTCAAATAAACAGCATTATGtaagtccattaaaaaaaaacaaaacccaaaacgaACAGTATTGTATGAAGACCTACAAATGCTTATGCCAAGCAGGAATCTGCCTGTCACCTGTGGTCTCACATTAACTCAAAAACATTGCTGGATTCAGGATTCTGAAACTAAGTTTCTATTACTTGAGCTCTAGCAAAATGTAAGGTTCTGTAGCCTCAACTAGTATAATGTCTGCCCTGTCCAAATCCAGAATGATTATACTGATAACCTCCATGCTGGAAGTGCTGTTCAAACTGTCCCCCCTGGTGATAATTCtggctccctcttcctccccaaccTCCTCCCTGGCCTGCGCGTCCACCACCTCGGCCTCCGCGACCACCTCTCCCTCCGCGACCACTGCCTCGATCACCATGATGCCCTCCATCTTGGTATCTACTGTCCTGCTGATATCCACCACCCTGGTATCCACTTCCTGTATATGTAGATGTTTGGAAGCCACCATAACCACCACCCTGGTAGCCACCACTGTGGCCACCGTGATAGCCACCCGGCTGGAAACCGGAATCTCGGTAACTACCATCTTGGTAGCCACCGCCCCCTCCACTCCCTCCGTCTGTCCAGCCTCCTTGatgcttatttcctcttcctccccctcggCCACCGTGGTCGTAGCCACCACgtccgcccctcccccctccttgtTCGTGACCTCCTCGCCCTCCGTATGAGGCATGTTCATAACCACCTCTCCCTGCTCCGCGGCCTCCTGCTGGCTGCTGGGTGCCATCCTGCCTCTTCTGCCATGGTGGCATCTCCGGGGGTGGAGGTTCAATTTCATTGGGCCTACCTCCTCTGTCAGGAACCCTGCCCATCAACACCTATGGGAtaagaaagacatttaaaattttgaattactttattttataaacagaaataaatgtatttgaaagaaaattaaaggtacTCTCATCACCTTATTGATGGCACAGGCAGTCTTTTCTCTTATAGAGCCACTGCTTGTCCTTAAAATCTTTGACAAGTCTTGTCTTGCAGCCAAAAGGTGGGCAACAGAAATAGTACTTTTAGGAGATAAGACTGAGCGTTTTGGCTGGTAAACCTTCGCTAATTTTTCTGTCTGACTCTGTGAAAGAAAGTGTTCAAAGACAAATGTCAATTTTCAAGATGACATAGAAACATTGATATTAAGTAAGATTTCCAAAATGTCTGATGATAATATTTACTAGGCTCCAGATGACAGAAGTTACATACTCACCATTGCTCCTATCTAGTGAAGAACTAACTTAAGAGTACAGCTTAGATAAAGCCCCTTTACCCCCGTATCCCCAAGGaatgatggggggagggggatatGGGGGTAAAGGGCTTCCCTTTTAAAAGGACTGTGGGACAAAAAGGTTCCCCATGCCATTGGTCTCAGATCAAACACCttcattttatctatttaaatataagaatggAAACCCATTTCAAcaattttgctttaattttctcatctgtttacTATGAGATAAAAAAAGTTACCCGTGACTAATTTGAACTAATTATGTTAACATCATACATATTTCTTGCAAAAGTGATCCCCCCATGTAATACTTTCCTCTATTATAAatagtaattaagaaaaagagtCTACTTTAACCACTTAGTAGAAGTACATTTAATGCATGTGTAACATAAGACCACAAaagatgaatgaacaaaggatATAAAGAGCAAGttagggctttcctggtagcacagtggttaagaatctgcctgctaatgcagggtacacgggctcgagccctggtctgggaagatcccacatgccatggagcaactaagcctgtgcgccacaactactgagcctgcgctctagagcccgcgagccacaactcctgagcccgcgtgcctacagaccacgctctgcaacaagagaagccaccacaatgagaagcccctgcagtgaaacgaagagtagcccccactttgccgcaactagagaaaagcccgcgtgcagcaacaaagacccaacacagccaaaaacaaataaataaataaatttattaaaaaacaaacaaataaaaccccagaactGTAGTGTTAATGCCTTGGGTCAATGCACACCCATCAATCATTACATGCTTTTCTAGCTGAGAGttgcaggtttttgtttttgaagtatatgtATTATGCCGAGAGTAAAATGACTGTTTTTATCAAAGACAACTTTAAGAAAGTATTGGTATTTCCTCAACAGTCCCAGAAGAGAACAGTTTATTCCTCATGTTACTACTGACTCACTGTGAGATCTTAGGCAAAACCTTCCATGTACCTGGCTCTCCATGTTTTTAGTTGCAAAATAAGGGGAGTTAAAACTGATCTCTAAAACCCCTTTCCAACACTAAGATACTGTTAACTCAACAAATATCTACCCCATCAATTTAGCAGCTAAATAGGATTATGCTATGGTTTAAAGATTTTAGGTGAAACTAATGTATTAGGAAGATAACTGgagaactaaagaaaaacattttctcagtcaattaaaattcagagaaaaatctacttttaaaaatgaatgcacTATTAAGGGAACATCAAATACTAACATATTTGGACCAACCTCCACATAAATTCAATAATTAGCTACATTTCAGGGTTCTAAGAAGGTCAAATTAATCAACTGCGCCTATTAATTAACACTTACTGATAAAatagtagatatttaataaatacctgttgaatgacCAAGACAATGGATTATTTTATTgaagctgaaataaaaaaaagtcttaccAGATTCTCCAATTCCCTATAAATGGATCATAATATTTGGTCCTCCAAAAcagtatttctaatttaattaatttatttaattagcaAGTTAAATTGCTAGCTTAAAGTACAGtaaacaaataattgtaaaatttattatttttagtaattttcagatactctccttttctctcacaAATGGGAACTCCCAGTAGGGTTTATAACATATAGCTTtgttggaaaatattaaaaaattgaaaaataaatgtttttattattgctgAATGGCTGAAAGAATTGCTACTCAGTAACTCACTAAAGAAAAACTTCTATGTGTGTCTCCTATGTATTTCTCTTATAGTCTCCACTGTATCTAAACTGGGCTAGGAATGTTTAAGGATCATGTCTATAAATACTTTGCTCTTTTAAGTGATATGTGTACCTTAGCTCTGTCAGACCAGCCAAAAGACTGGACAGTGACATCCAAACGTTTTATTAGCAGCTTTCTCCGAACTTCATATTCATTGGCTACGGCTTGGTTAATTGCTTCTATCTTTtcctgaaacaaaattaaaaagaccagTTAGAATTTAAATCTGCTTGACCCCCTATTCCAAAAGGGCAGAAACTGTATCTGTTTTATTCACAACTGAATCCCCAGCACTCAGCACAAAATGAATTAGgttatttaataaatagaatAAGAAGTTATAATAAGGTAATGAAATGATAGGCTGTCtcaaaacataataaagaatATGTAAAGTACAAAATTCTCATTTAGTTTTCCTATAATTCACTGTGTGAAGCTCAGCCCAGTGAAGTTTTTGGCTTGAAGGCAACCCATTTGGCAATTAGAAACATGCATCATACTGAACTTCAATTTAATCAGCTGtgtgaaatatttacaaattatgaaAGAAGCACTTCTAatcttacataaataaaattattttggataaatCTTAAGATTAACAAAAATGATTCTAAGGATGTCCACCTAGGAAACTACATATTAGAAAATACAActtcaaaaacacaaacataaataTCCTGAGATAGGTAGATGGCTCCTTACAAAGTTTACTCAGATGATTACTACTCACCCAGTGAGCCGGTCCCATTGGCTTCTTcaataaaggctttcccacatgaTTAGGTGGAACTTTTGCTAATGTTTCCTTTAACtgacacaaaaacataaatgaatgaataaacaaatctaaAAGTAAAACACATCCTCCTCATCTTCCCAATTCCCATCATATCTTGCCATCAAAAGAAGATTCCTGACAGAGGCAAAGGAGGAGGATGTTTTGAAATGTACAAGACCCACACGATAAAGACACTCACTTGACCCACTCCTCACGTGTCTATGGAAGCATGAGTCCTTCActgcacctagaacagtgcctgacaacAGTGGGCATTCAATgtgtatttgctgaatgaatgaatgaacacacagaaaaatatgGACTATGGATACACTGCTGCTCCCCTGTAGAGTTCAGCCAAATTTGTGCATCATGGCATCCATCTACCCCACAATGCAAATGTACCAATTCTTAGAGTCCAGCAGATATGCATACAGAGAATAACTCTGCTATAACAAATATCATCCTCTTCTGTTcactaatttttaattaaaattgcttGTTCCTAATCAATTATATAAAAACTCTTAACTGTTGATAACATGTGGTATAAAATAATTCTGACTTATTTTCACATACTAGATTATATTAGCAGTCAACATATCTAGTTTGCCAGTTGAAACATGTAAGGCTCGAAGTGACTGGATTAAAATCCCAAAATATTTGCATCCTTTTCTGTCCAGTCAATGGGGAGAATGGTGGTAACATTTAATGATAAGGACCTTAAAATTAATTGCATCAAAGTTCAatgataaaataacttttaaatggaTGAAAGTCCTAATACTTTTTACATTATTTCTAGCTTATTTCAGTTTATAAATCAAAGTGCAaagtttcctttttgaaaaagaaacatgctaatatgttaaaaaaagaaaacagtaaaataccAATTTCTCTTGAAGGTATCTAGGACTTAAAACCCAAAACTTATTTAGTAACAATTACTTAATAATATGCACATTAGGTTCCCATTAAGAGAAATTAACTTGCTTCATTTCAAACAACTGTAGGACTATGCCTTTAATACACTACAATCTGGTACTAAAggtcttacttttttttcaatCCCGCTGAAGAATTGGAACATAGTTATATTGGCTGGAGGTTTGGACATTCCTAGAGCAATACATATGCCTTTCAACTCTTGAAAGACCTCACTACCGCCTCCTTCTTGAGCTTTTTTTGGAAGAGTATTCACACAGAGCATTCTGGCAGCTTCTAGTTCTGAGATGAGG from Phocoena sinus isolate mPhoSin1 chromosome 13, mPhoSin1.pri, whole genome shotgun sequence encodes:
- the FAM98A gene encoding protein FAM98A isoform X1, whose amino-acid sequence is MECDLMETDILESLEDLGYKGPLLEDGALSQAVSAGASSPEFTKLCAWLVSELRVLCKLDENVQATNSPSEAEEFQLEVSGLLGEMNCPYLSLTSGDVTKRLLIQKNCLLLLTYLISELEAARMLCVNTLPKKAQEGGGSEVFQELKGICIALGMSKPPANITMFQFFSGIEKKLKETLAKVPPNHVGKPLLKKPMGPAHWEKIEAINQAVANEYEVRRKLLIKRLDVTVQSFGWSDRAKSQTEKLAKVYQPKRSVLSPKSTISVAHLLAARQDLSKILRTSSGSIREKTACAINKVLMGRVPDRGGRPNEIEPPPPEMPPWQKRQDGTQQPAGGRGAGRGGYEHASYGGRGGHEQGGGRGGRGGYDHGGRGGGRGNKHQGGWTDGGSGGGGGYQDGSYRDSGFQPGGYHGGHSGGYQGGGYGGFQTSTYTGSGYQGGGYQQDSRYQDGGHHGDRGSGRGGRGGRGGRGGGRAGQGGGWGGRGSQNYHQGGQFEQHFQHGGYQYNHSGFGQGRHYTS
- the FAM98A gene encoding protein FAM98A isoform X2, yielding METSPSEAEEFQLEVSGLLGEMNCPYLSLTSGDVTKRLLIQKNCLLLLTYLISELEAARMLCVNTLPKKAQEGGGSEVFQELKGICIALGMSKPPANITMFQFFSGIEKKLKETLAKVPPNHVGKPLLKKPMGPAHWEKIEAINQAVANEYEVRRKLLIKRLDVTVQSFGWSDRAKSQTEKLAKVYQPKRSVLSPKSTISVAHLLAARQDLSKILRTSSGSIREKTACAINKVLMGRVPDRGGRPNEIEPPPPEMPPWQKRQDGTQQPAGGRGAGRGGYEHASYGGRGGHEQGGGRGGRGGYDHGGRGGGRGNKHQGGWTDGGSGGGGGYQDGSYRDSGFQPGGYHGGHSGGYQGGGYGGFQTSTYTGSGYQGGGYQQDSRYQDGGHHGDRGSGRGGRGGRGGRGGGRAGQGGGWGGRGSQNYHQGGQFEQHFQHGGYQYNHSGFGQGRHYTS